CTACGACGACGAGGCCGACCGGTCGCTGACGTCCGAGACGATCCGGCGGGTGTCCTTCGACATGCGCCGCGGGGGCTACTCGGCCGCCGCCGTCGACCGCGTGCTCGAGCGCCTGGAGGACGCCTTCGCCGTCCGGGAGCGCGACCGCACCATCGCCCGGGTGGGTGCCGACGCGTGGAACGCGGAGGCGCGTCGCGCGGCCCAGGAGATCCTCGACCGGGTCAGCCGGCCGACGGGGGAGCGGTTCGACCGGGCGGGGTTCCTGACCACCGGGTACGACCGGCGCGAGGTCGACCGCTTCGCGGACCGCATCGCGAAGTACTTCCGCGGCACCAAGCCCATGAGCGTGGACGACGTCCGGACGGTGGCGTTCCAC
This window of the Clavibacter sepedonicus genome carries:
- a CDS encoding DivIVA domain-containing protein, which codes for MTTTFPSAGRRERGYDPDQVNAFLRDARRCYDDEADRSLTSETIRRVSFDMRRGGYSAAAVDRVLERLEDAFAVRERDRTIARVGADAWNAEARRAAQEILDRVSRPTGERFDRAGFLTTGYDRREVDRFADRIAKYFRGTKPMSVDDVRTVAFHPRRGGYREAQVDLLLDAVIDVMNAVR